TTAATATTCTCACGTGCATTTGTAATTACCATGTTCTTTTAAATCTTCAACAAAGCTATGAATTTATGTAACTGAGTTATAGTcaatgtatattcaaaatttaagaatgaTTTTGTTATATGAACAATCTACATAATATCTTTCTTGTATAAATTAACGggccttaaaaattaaaaacctcaTTAATAAGTTTTTCAATCAACAATAAAGCATTAGGACTAATATTGTAAAACTCATTAAATTTCTGGACAAGACCACCTCTCCCACTAATCAAATCACAAATTCTGCGAATGTTCCTTTATGTGCATGTGAAAGAGCGATACAAATTATACATCTGAATTTATAACCTTGTGAATATCACCtgtttataatatgattttgggagaaaaaaatgaattactgctataaagaggaaaaacttctatatttaaaatagcattagtacaggaaaaatattataatcatatttaaattcatatatatatatttattttattatacatttttaaagaatttataccaaagataggtgATAATTCTTACTTCAGAGAGAAAATTTATCACGACGACcacataattaacaaaaaagaagaaagagcacacccCTTAACCCTTTTCCCTTTCAAATTtctgaacttatttttttcattataaacatgtcaactctagtTATAACTTATAGGGGGTATGATATACCGGGATGTCAAAAGTTAAAAGAAAGAGTTAAATGACGatgtataattttgaatcatttaataacatcaacaaaaagtgtatcttaataattaaaattaatatgaacaCAACAAGGCAGCCAAAACAACTTCGAGCGGGGGTGGAATTTGCAGCAAGTGCTTTAGATGTAGGCCTGTCATATGGTAGGCCACTACTCATTCACAGAGCCCTTAAAGACTTCAACGTTTGGAAGGGGGATTCATATCTGGTGATTGGGAAGGTCAAGAGTTTATCACAAAGAACTAGAACTGAACTGAtggttccttttttttcacCATCCCTGCTGTCAGAAGTGGTACTTTTTGGCCTCATAGAGAGACACCCCCCACCCCTCTTTGATGCCCATCTATACAGTGAACTTTGACGTCGATGGCCAAGGAGGGATCTAGCTGCTCTTTAAAAGCTTTGAATACAGCTTAGTCAgtagttaattttctttgatgaaCACTCCTGGGGCTTCTCCAAGATCCTCACCCTTATCGAAGTGCACGCTTACTTTTGACCCATATTTCGCCGTAAAAACTGCTTTTGGGGACAAGGGTATAATATGTCACCTTTGTTGTTCTTGCAACATGATAATAAACtgtaatgtttaaaatataatgtaaacaaAAAGAGGATACTTCAGGCACTTCCtaataggggaaaaaattaaactattttaatcaCGGCTTGTTTTTCTATATAAACAAAGGTATAATGTATTttccttaaagtttttttccttaattttcataagttaactcttgtatgatttaaaacagCTGATTCTACGTTTCATAAACTTAAAAAGGGTATTAAATATGGTtgggatttttatattaatttatatcaatcaagggccTACATTTATAATTCGTGTCATTTTATACTGGGTCATTGATAATATTAGCAATTAAATTAATCACTATTCgatatcttaataataattaacagttggcaacaggaaaaatacagaaggcAAATTACCATTTGTTTTCctcaattttttcctttccttttgaCAATCGAGTTTaagtatagataaaaaaactagTCGTAAGTATATACTGAGTagttaagttttaaaaattggatcAAACTGGTCCGTAGTAACTGTgggtatttgaaatatatatcttagATCTAATGGAATTTCAATCCATACATTAGATATATTAGAAGTACTACTGTGTATTTATGCTCCTCTTTTTAGGTTGcaatttgaacaatttgtacaaaatattacaacttataaattaacatataaaataataccttGGAATAAGTTACACTACATTTGTCTGCCAGCTGTCGATAATTGTACTATGCATGCCCctctataaatacatagaattaTGAACGTTTATTGATTGAAATCGAATTATCTGCGTTAAGGTGTGAACAATTCCCCACTATTTAATTATGTTGGACCAAAACAACTTACCTACAACTGATGTTGggtatttacttctttttagaGGAGAGGGTCATCTATAAAAAGACGATGACATAGtgttattagttttttgaaCGTTGGTCCGTTGAACTGGAATTACTTCTTTTGAAGCAGTactattatatgaaaaatattccaaaactaATTgaggacttttttctttttccttttaaagAAGTGGTTATGAAATTAATGTCACTGTATGGTCAGTCTTAGAGTTTTGTATTCATCAACACTTATCTCGTAAGGATGTTGCTCCGTCATCAAAAgttatttccatttttcatcATAACTTTATagatacttaatattatatacttcaaTCTTGACTCTTGCTAAATACAGTCTTTGATGTCctgaaattgttattttccaTTCTTATCTTTTATTGATCATATTGATACGTCATGACAGACTTGAATATTTACTATTtgataataagaaattgataatcaaatacatattatataaatgccACTCTGAAATTAGATAAAGTACAGGGtcgttcattgaaatctgaaaacttagttattcaaaaattaatgaaattaattcaaatttcgctatattaaagtataaggAATGAGTTACAAtcaaaaacaaatctgagctctttagcttaaatacaagtcgagaaaatgacacttgaacgtgatcaacaaattttcattcgCACCCTCCTTGACTCTTGACGTCTCAAGGACCACCGTCCATAATATCAGCAAGTCCAAATATTGTAGAGGAggaagagctctgtcaaaaagaccaaaatgGACACatagaagttaaagaaaacagggCAGGTCAGTCCCCTCAAGTCCAGGAGGGCAAATGTAATAGATATCAGGGGTACACACCAGTCTggccagagagctatcaaataAGTGGATGGAAAGTGGCTTTTGAGGGTGAAGAAGCTGCTTCTGacaacagcaatgaaagaaatccctCTCCTTGACTACAAATTTACGTGCCTGacgaggggaaggcctgtagcGTCCGTCATCCAAATAGGGAGGCCCTCAAGGCCACTGTTAGATACCATTGGGACCCCATGACAGAATATTACGTCCACAGCAGGTGTCAGGCCTTCAACCGCCGCTTGTAGGCCATCATTGCTCCTAAGGTAGGGTGCAATGATGTTTAAGAGAGGccatacacacatctatttataatattaattttgttcaaattttattgttaattaataaattatatcttgttgaagtttaaaattcaaagtggtcagatattaatggaccacttggtatatgtaatgcgtcaatataaaagcaGACTGGGTTATCAACagaagagtttgagaaaaaaatatttttctttttatggctattttacttcataagaaaAGATCATAGGATTTTTTTACAGACCATTATGCACTCCCgtgtagtaataatattattcgtTGGTATGAGGTTATTATAAGTAAGGGCTCTGAggttttttatatgtttctcatttaaaatttaaagcctTAGAAGTagctgtttttttaatcaaagccAGTTTATTTCTATGTTTAACGTTGAATTTTGGTAAAACGTAATAAATCAGTTAAAAACTACAATTTGCACTCAACGAATcaaaaacatgtatttatataattaaatgaacagAATTTAATCGATTGTTTTAGCTTCGAAAATAATCCCAGCCTGCTTTTATTTTGACAGGTcacatatgttatataaaaaattaaagaattcaTGGAGTTATGAGAAATggtgtgatttataaaaatcataactccatttatatacatagtaaaATAAGCAGCATTGAACCTACCcctttaaagtaaaatttaatttaatgtagaaaaaatactaaataaattaaggaaGTTGAGATTTTATAAATCACACAATTACGCCTAATTCCATGAACCTTccactttatataaatataactaagtgCTTTATTTGTGGACggttaaaatttcaaatgaatcAAACACCATAAACCTTGAACATTTGTAGGTCAAAAACTAAGGTtatggtttacttttttttttaatagcaaaaagAAAAGCTTATGAGGTTGCGTAggcattttttgtaaacaacccCTTACAAACTTTCAGGTGCGATAGTTTTAGAAGTAAAGTCAGCTGTATATATCCgaataaatactttcaaatgGAAAATGGAAGCCGATAGAAAATAATCTGCTGTTCTAGTACATGCCGGTCAACCTTCATAATGAGCATGCTCTCAATTAACAACCGGGCAATCTTGAGGGTCAGGAAGCGGATTCATCTCGTTTCTCAGGATTTATCAAGGGTTTTATATCTTTACCTGTTAACAACAGGATCAACAGTGAaggttttttcatcattaaagaAAATGACTCTGTTTTCATGATGTTAAAGATAATTCCGGATGAGTTTACATCTCTAAAaaggagtttttttaaatttttttacttgactACATAAATGTTGTTTCTGAAACCCTGGGGACTAACCACCAGCAATTTTTAAGGTTCTTGACACTGTGGACTTTGCATAATGTTATTTCATGGCAAACTAAGGCAATTTCATTCTTGGATTGGTTTTAAAAACTTCTGGAGTCAGTCGAATTGGTCGTTCACTTCGAgctttttcttcaatattatcTTCAGCTTCAAGTCGTTTCTTGACTACAGACCGTTTGGTTGCTGATGAGAACATGCTCATGATACTGATGTGACCGTTGTGAACTATAAACAGCAACTTCCTTTCTGTTGTCTTCCATTTCCAGTTACgaatttcattttcaaactGTTCTACAGTCAATAAtaccaattacaaaatttgaatcaaatccGTTTCCTCTTAAAAATTTCTCATGGTATaactcatatatataaatttgagagTTTATTAACTGGGTGGCGGTctgatgttatattttattttgaacaagaTGAGATTCAATTACATACCTACGCACAcagaagaaaccaaaaataaaacgatAGATAAAGATAATGAAGATTAAGAAAATGTTGCAAAAACAATGCAATGGAATAAATGTATCGTGTACTCGATCTCGTTGCACCacaggttttattttattttattacgttAAATAAAACCAACCCACAGGATTATAATGGTGATTATGCACGAaggaacacaaaaaaatacctCCAATGCAGTTCTCTAACaagaaatgaaacaaaatatgtacttattttaaGTGAcgtataaatatcatatatttcatTACAAAGAGAATAGGAGCTATTTGtgccaaattaattaaaataattggacGAAGCTTGGATTTTGAAGTTGAATCCAATGCTCTAATTTCTTAATGAGGAATTTTTGCACATATTCTAGTGCAGTAAAACGGTTTTTATCGATGGAGcagtattaataattttgttggaaaattttCATTCATGGACACAAAACAATCATTCAAGATTAGGattttatatgtattcattAGTGTGGTGTCGTtccatatttattcggtccagtccgaATTAATTCTATTGGCCCTTTGGACTGGCTGTCCTCGGTACCGTTCCTTAAGACTATCGGTACTTCGCACGgactataatttatttgaatatataatgggataatttaaaaaaagaaagcataGATAACAACCAACACAGCAATAGTATTGATATCCCTTACCCCTATTTTCAATACCTAGTGCTTACACATGGGTCCTTCCAATTCAAGTGTACGCACGTTTTAGAAATTtcgaattaaataatttttggtaagTAGGTTTATcccattaataaaatactatgtctAAAATTATAGACTTATGTGAGCACAAGGGCTCCTTTTGGAGTCCCTCAAAGTGTGGCCCTTAGCGAAGGAACCTCGAACttcaaattattgtttaaatcttaaaaatagctgAAGAcatcaaaaactttattactTTTGGATGGGTGTCCGCAGGAGACGTAGGACGCCTTGCCCGACTCCTTGGTGATCTTGAGGACCTACCGGAGTACCTTGATCTTTAAGATCTCCAAGTAGTCGGGTAAGGAGTCCTAtgtcttccagcaggatggggcacccacCCAACCGTCTTGGACACGTAGTGGAGGTCTTTAGAAGTGTCTTCAATGCAAACAACCCGATTGTCGTGCTTATTGAAGACAGGGTCGACTGTGAATGTTTTTTCACCCGAAAAGAAGATCACACGGTTGATATGATGCTTCTGGTTGTTTAGGAGGCATTTGGTGCGCTCCAAATAAATATCTTGTTAATGTTGAGCCATTAATGGTCTTTCCACGTACCTCTTGGACTTTCCCCCCTATTACCTTGATTTTTCTGGATACGGTGGAGGAAACCACTGACTTCTTGCCCACTTCTGGTTCAGTTTGGTCGGGCTTCCACGACTGGGCTCTATTTTAAGGGGTTTCCCCTCTTTATGAGCTTTCTTATCCTGTAGACGGTGTGCTTCTCGATCCTAACAATCTTGACTATTTCTGGTGTGCTATGGCAGGTGCAAATCAAAGAAGCaatctgatttatttttgcttccatttttgtGTACAGAAATGATAGAGAGAATTGCAATAGCTCATTCAAAAACTTAAAACGTCAGCTGTTGCATGAAACATCGGTAGTTTACGAATTACAATCACTCTACctcgaaaaattaatctatCGTATTGGTACATCCATTTTACACGATCCGGTATATGGAAggcaattcaaatttttatcggAATGTCGGACTCTAAAACTTTAGAGGTTCACATTGCCTTATTGTTCGAAGGACATATCTAAACGGTAAAGTTCGAGttgataatatcaaaatataaaaaggcggCAACAAATATCCTAtgtagtaaaatttatttaaggcaaaattacctcTGGTCAAACTTTAGGCGGCAAAATTACTGGTTAGGAGTAATTTGGATAGCCTGTTACTTATAATAACAGCTACAGTAAGTTATTCTTAGTACTGATAGACAAGGGTATTATGCAAGAGTCATTTACCCGTAAATGAGGCCTCTTTAAgggaaaatatatctatttgtgTCTAATGATCATGTTTATTTGAAGGTATGCTaatgaatgattattttacGTATCAATATATTAGGTAAAATAAAGGAGAGGCTAAGAATGGGTCAAAATATTCAAGACATACAATAGTACCAAATGTATAATAGAGCACATATTTAGAGGAGTTCAAATATAAATCAGATATAGTCATATTTTGAGAGGAATGGATAGCATCTCTTTTACCTCctcataagatttttttaaagataataacaaaaaacttattttcctttGCTATGGTGTGAAACTTTAGTTTCACTTTTCCTAACTACTAAGTTGACCTTCCTTGTGGTCATAATTATTATGGATCCGTCTTTATACATACTTAAACAATATTCagtctatgtacatatgtatataattaaatattttaaatgttgattatGCAAGtccaattttgttttctttatattttatttttttaaatctttttgcaatttaataAAGTGTTTCTTGAAGTGTATAATAAGTTATtcccttctctctctctctctctagaCTATATCTTCCTCTAGCATTggaataaaaactttctttcCTCGTACGTAATTAGGAACACGCgcataagtatatattatattatttaaataaatgcatatttaagTACCTAATTATGTAGCAAGggtgaattacatatattatgatcATTGTCGATACCTAAAAGCTTCCAGGATGTGAAGAagaagacatttaaaaaaaaaatactattcagaTTTTGCAGCGGCGTTCACAGGGGGTGATCTGAAGGGGGTGTAGCCTTCCccctaattaaggaatttttccttttattagaaaatttcatatttgaatttctttacaaaaatggagattttctaaattttatcgaaaaatatgtatatatttcaaattgttttccaaaaaaatttatattgcaaattttttgtgaatagttttttaatttttgtgtttttcggGTACACATTTAATagttaatagtaatttaaattttaaactttttttcaaaataattcggAAAACCAAGCCCTTCTTAAAATAGAATCCTGGTACGTCCCTGTTTTAGTAGCCGAAAAGTAAATCAAAGGatctgttcatatttttttaatgagttgtTTACATGATGACAAATataatctaattaatatttttggagctTTTATTAACATAGAACGAGATTAGTCAGTCGAGATATTGGGCATATTTTTAGGTAGCCCTTTAGTGAAGAACTATTTAACCTTAGTAgccccaaggttaatagaaatacaaggttataccatcatgtaatcgggcttgccaTAATTTCCATTTGATATACCGTACCGACCGTTAGGCAATACAGACAGATTTGGACGTTATAGAGAATAACAACAGTATATTAAGAGcatattatactaaaaattatatgattaatactAATAGTATATTCTTTTTGACATATGCGTAGTGCAAGTCTTCAGGAAAAGTCTGCCGGAAACGTGTTAtgatataactttgtatttctattaacctagaGTAGCTAAAGCGAAAAAGTACGTATACCCAGGAAGTCGGctctattatttttctacttcgGCCAAAAATGTGACCCGTCAATcagataaatgaataaaactgtAATTCAAAAGGATGATTTTCTCTAAAATGAGTCTGAATTACAGTCTCATTTGTCCACTAATTAagtaacagtccacgttttgctaccccACCTTGTAAAATCCTCAGTCTTAATAAATTtggttattaaaatacaaaaataaaacgttaaaagaggttttaattataacttgcACAAAATCCaaacaaatttatgtttaaaaccGTAGCACAGTGAACAGCGCCCTCAGTAGATGTTATTCTCTTAAACTAAATGTATCTGGGTACGTAGGATagatatttaaatgtatatacgCGAAGGacctttttttcttaagaaaataatttttcaatataaaatttaacccCGACTCTTCCACAAAagtttttcatcctgaccaaaaaaaatcctgtaacaatcaaaaattccttaataaggGGGGGGGGACGGCTACAGCCCTTCCTGCCCACCCAATGTGGACGCCTCTGCTTTAATGTATATAGCATGCGATGATTTCATGGATCACAAAAAGtctttgtcgaagaatacataaatactaatattatccctataattgaaattaaccaaaaatgtatttatatctgATAATTtcagatcaaaatatattgtttgtaaAAGTACTCTAAATCAAATTCATatcaaaatagatatttaagtaacatacaggggcgtccgcagggggtttcaaaaaaattcagaaagatttaactttttggaaaaaataaggatttttgaatttattttctaaaaaatgtaatatttaaaacttaatttccttcccccaaaaaaatatatctatataattctgcggacgcccttgtaaTACATTGATTCTTATGGAAAATAAGAGGGATGAACAAAGGCAAAGTTTGCCTACAGCAAACATCAATGCACATTCTTTATTGATTtcttataatatctaaaaaactttttttttaacgtgtGAATTCCTTTGAGTGATTATAATGATTGAGATCTTTGTTTACTCTATTTGTATTCTCAAGCAACACTATATTTGTAATCCTTGACCTTGGTGCGTTTTTTTACTCATGTAAATTAGGGTGGCACTTATTgcctactttaaaaaatcaatgctCTTATTTTCGGTCTCTCACCCTCTGAATCCGtttaagtcaaaatatattccattgACAAAAATTGGATTACTTGAGAGACATTCAGAGGTTGGTGCCGTTGGTTCTTAAACTTTTGACTAAGATGGTTAATTTACCAACATATACTAACGTTTTTATCttagaatacaaatgaaatgtaaaataaatgagcACTGGGTAGAGGGCAAAAAGGGCTGTGcgcaaagatttatttatatatattttcccttggttttttaaggaatttttttgcaaaactgaatctaaaaattgaaattatttaaagaaaatttcaaaaatctatagttattataaaaattaagtagagTTGACTTTTTTGTAGGGAGAAAAAGATCGAAAGAAGAATGCAGGAGTGAAGCATATGTTACTATAgaattaagaaccttgttaTTATCAgctacatattatatgatttaagtgtaaaataaagttatctGCTATAAAGATGACGACTTTCTACACTTAAAATAGAATGAGAACatgttaaaattgatattgtaattatatttaaataattttgcattttaaaacaatatacaatACAGATAGGTGATAGTTCtgacttcagagggagaagttaacataCAAACTTACAGAGTTAACATACATGTTtgatgtttcattattattattttaaacatcttttcttctctttcctAAGAGCATCTGTAGGTATAAGTTGACAATGTAGTTCtacaattaatcatttaaatcaaagaaatatattgaaaacaattaacATAACCAATAtgcttttccttttttaggagTGACCGGGATTCGAACTCACACAGACTGACttaagcatattttataaaaattcaaatatcacggTATTTATTCTCGATTTCTCAGAGTTTTCagtcataaaatgaaaataaaatatcttacaagaaggggaataatattaaatgttgaaaacaaagtttcaacatgatttgtcaaatatgtatgcaacaaatttgtaaattaaaagaaaataccaaTTACCAGGAGCGTGGCCTAATccaaaaatctcaaaatcataattttttccaaaaatatacagcttttcacaaaagattaaattatttgaaaagaaatttcaaatatttaatttgtagaaaaaaattccacagctattagcaaagaaattgaatattttggaaaaaaatttaaaaaattaaatttttaattttttggaaaaatattgaaaaattaaatctgaaatacaaatattacattttcttgcaaatattaattttttagagaataaaCAACACTTGATTTGGGAAGGGCTACAGCCCACCCCCTGGGAACGCTTTTGACCTGTGTCTGTAGAAATAAGTTCCATAATCCCAATGAATAATCTGTAGCCAGCAAATTGATTTTCAAGTTATGTATTACTGTCATTATGAGAGACATGGAGCAATGATTAAGCAAacgtaaaaaaattcaactctggattatttttaattcgatttttgaattatattaatattattttactctcTCATTATATGtgacctattttttaaaaaaaaaaaaagtctgagacaatctgtattaaattaaaacatttaaaatttattacgttATACACTTTCGCTTCCTTGACGTCAATCGAAGTTTCTCATTTCGATGTGAGATTGATAAAATTTGAGTCTGATTAAATAACGCTCAACTATTTGAGATCAATTATTGagcaaaatatcttaataagaTTTTCCTGTAAGGAATCACTTTCAAAGTATTGGACCAAGTCTTATAAGTAGTTAGTCGTGGGCACTCACTACCCAGTGGTAGTTAGAGTGCaaatattaaaggaacataCCCTATCAAGTTCTTCATTACATAAGTCATATCAGAAAAAGAAGacgatatatataaaaaaaaagaacatgggatcattttgttaaaaaatttggaaaaattggccctgtgcaaaaattattttatttcgcaaaaaaaaaaattgtgttctaaaaacataaattatatattttggtttaaaattaatttccctttGGTATGACCTAATTATCCATGTTACAAACTCTTATAAAAAAGCAAATCtttgtacttaaaaatgtaatattgaaaaaaattaatgtactaaataaaaaaaacaccaaaacaactttaaaaaaaaaaagataacacaaTGCCTTTATTTGTGATATcgatgaaaaatatcatcaggaatatatttggaaataacttatataataaatcttttataatttagcaacaaaaaattgtgttgCATATCGTTGTTTATTTGTCCCGAATATTTGCAGTAAAGTGAAAAACTAATCAAACTAGTGTTAAATGGGGAGATGAACTTTTGCCCATCCCTGATGCCTTTCAAAGTGAACATAATCCCCATCCCCATTTTTGAGGAATATCTAAGATTTTGATGTTTGGATGTGATTATGTGGTTCAGGTGCTACAAACCTGGGACAAAGGTATAACGTATTATTTGATATAggagtatttattatatttgcaaaattacatATTGAAACAAAGTCATTGATGTCATTCgtctataaatgtatttacatatcaatatttttgcaaatgtgtAATTAACAATTGCAAAAACTAAGTTGTGTATGCTTTCCAAACATTGCTGGATCCATCAAATTAACCATAAAAGCACAGTTTTTCAGCATGAACGCATACATATTGAAAGTACACGCTTTAGCCAAGATATCAAtatgaaagttatattttcaagtTTGATTACAGTTACACTTCTTTTCTTCTCCCAGTGTGAAGCCCAACATGGAATGTAAGTTAGATTCCTTTATCCTCCAACTTTTATTAGACTCTCAAATTAACAAACCGAATATCCcatgtttttctatttaatatctaaaaaaattagacgagttaaaaaaattgaaaaacttccCTTACTTTTTGGAAATTGGAAGGAAGATACAAATAATCAAGAAGGATTTGAAAAGTTGACGAatgaactcaaatatttatatccagTGGGCTCCAATCCTAGTGAAATGAAGATTGTTTACTTAGAAAAAATTGGAGCATATGCAATCTTTGGACatggtaatattatttttcttttacaaacgTGCATATTTAATCCTTTAAACTCCCTTCACATTCAGCCAACGGAATTATGGGTAAGTcttgctaaaaaatattcagatatgaccaaatgttatattaattaaatattttagaacaatcgggcaaatattttatatggccAATTCGCAGATATTTCACAAATCCAATGCCAAAAAAGAGTACCCGTTTAGGTGATATGAAACTGAAGGGAGAAGTTGATGGTGATAAGCTCCATATTCATGTCAGTGATCCAAATTCCAGAGAAGAAGTATTGACCATCACACTATGGGCACAAGAAGTTAGACGTGCCAAGGGATTAACTCTTACGTACAAAAATCCTAAAACCGGAACAACAGCCCAAACTTATTACACAGATATCTAAAATcggtcttaaaaataaatatatatttattagttgaattttcacattaattatattcatactaTAGAATGGGtatattttgagcaaaataataaattacttcattatataagagtgtaaatgttttattgctTACATGAGGAAAAGTAATGAAGCTGCgttttcattattacttaagatatataatttttttttaaatggtttcaCATAAAAAAGTCCAATACTCAGAGCAGGGTTGActtaaaggactctagggaaagagca
The genomic region above belongs to Lepeophtheirus salmonis chromosome 8, UVic_Lsal_1.4, whole genome shotgun sequence and contains:
- the LOC121122724 gene encoding uncharacterized protein, translating into MKVIFSSLITVTLLFFSQCEAQHGIRVKKIEKLPLLFGNWKEDTNNQEGFEKLTNELKYLYPVGSNPSEMKIVYLEKIGAYAIFGHANGIMEQSGKYFIWPIRRYFTNPMPKKSTRLGDMKLKGEVDGDKLHIHVSDPNSREEVLTITLWAQEVRRAKGLTLTYKNPKTGTTAQTYYTDI